The following proteins are encoded in a genomic region of Streptomyces sp. NBC_01723:
- a CDS encoding PaaX family transcriptional regulator, with translation MINVYDQHAQHAPRSLIVTLYGAYGRFAPGPVPVAELIRLLGAVAVDAPSVRSSVSRLKRRGLLLPARTAEGAAGYELSPQARQLLDDGDRRIYAAAPHDDEGWVLAVFSVPESERQKRHVLRSRLAGLGFGSAAPGVWIAPARLYEETRHTLGRLDLDSYVDFFRGEHLGFTPTAQAVARWWDLAAIAKEHEAFLDRHARVLRDWEGRADTPPEDAYRDYLLALDSWRHLPYTDPGLPARLLPAEWPGTRSAAVFRALHERLRDAGSRFAALGAPTGPAE, from the coding sequence ATGATCAACGTGTACGACCAGCACGCGCAGCACGCCCCGAGGTCCCTCATCGTCACGCTCTACGGCGCCTACGGCCGTTTCGCGCCGGGCCCGGTGCCCGTCGCGGAGCTGATCCGGCTGCTGGGCGCGGTCGCGGTGGACGCCCCTTCCGTGCGCTCGTCGGTGTCCCGGCTGAAACGGCGCGGGCTGCTGCTGCCCGCCCGGACCGCCGAGGGCGCGGCGGGCTACGAACTGTCGCCCCAGGCACGTCAGTTGCTGGACGACGGCGACCGGCGCATCTACGCCGCGGCCCCGCACGACGACGAGGGCTGGGTGCTCGCCGTGTTCTCCGTGCCGGAGTCGGAGCGGCAGAAGCGGCACGTCCTGCGCTCCCGGCTGGCCGGCCTCGGCTTCGGCAGCGCGGCCCCGGGCGTGTGGATCGCCCCGGCCCGGCTGTACGAGGAGACGCGGCACACGCTGGGCCGCCTGGACCTGGACTCCTACGTGGACTTCTTCCGCGGCGAGCACCTGGGTTTCACGCCGACCGCGCAGGCCGTGGCGCGCTGGTGGGACCTGGCGGCGATCGCCAAGGAGCACGAGGCGTTCCTCGACCGCCACGCGCGCGTACTGCGCGACTGGGAGGGCCGGGCGGACACTCCGCCCGAGGATGCCTACCGCGACTACCTCCTCGCCCTGGACTCCTGGCGCCACCTGCCCTACACGGACCCGGGGCTGCCCGCCCGGCTGCTGCCCGCCGAGTGGCCCGGCACGCGCTCGGCCGCCGTCTTCCGCGCCCTGCACGAGCGGCTGCGCGACGCGGGCTCCCGCTTCGCGGCCCTCGGAGCACCAACCGGCCCCGCCGAGTGA
- a CDS encoding sulfotransferase family protein — MSLARNLNRALTVTTGLQVRRAPQAVKGKEKSAAPKPAAARPAAAYRCPSSEELPTERLLRRPVFIISSIRSGSTLLRMMLGAHPRLHAPHELHIGRLEVVCTNWFSERAMGALDLKRGDLEHLLWDRVLHRELTRSGKDFVVEKTPANVYMYQRLKDCWPDARFVFLLRHPVSVARSWHETDPVKRPYDTAVADVLKYLTAVEEARAADAEGFTVRYEDITDDPGREMRRLCAFLGVDYAPAMLDYGKKSGGELVRGLGDWRDNIRTGTVQPGRALPDADEVPEPLRPVCEAWGYAS, encoded by the coding sequence ATGAGTCTCGCGCGCAACTTGAACCGGGCCCTGACCGTCACCACCGGCCTCCAGGTGCGGAGAGCACCCCAGGCCGTGAAGGGGAAGGAGAAGTCCGCCGCGCCGAAACCGGCGGCGGCGCGCCCCGCGGCCGCCTACCGATGTCCGTCCTCCGAGGAACTTCCCACCGAGCGGCTGCTGCGGCGGCCCGTCTTCATCATCTCGTCCATCCGCTCCGGCTCCACTCTGCTGCGCATGATGCTGGGCGCCCACCCGCGGCTGCACGCCCCGCACGAGCTGCACATAGGCAGGCTGGAGGTCGTCTGCACCAACTGGTTCTCCGAACGCGCGATGGGCGCCCTCGACCTGAAGCGCGGCGACCTGGAGCACCTGCTCTGGGACCGTGTCCTGCACCGCGAACTGACCAGGTCCGGCAAGGACTTCGTGGTCGAGAAGACCCCGGCCAACGTCTACATGTACCAGCGCCTCAAGGACTGCTGGCCCGACGCCCGCTTCGTCTTCCTGCTGCGCCACCCCGTCTCGGTCGCCCGCTCCTGGCACGAGACCGACCCCGTCAAGCGGCCGTACGACACGGCCGTCGCCGACGTGCTCAAGTACCTGACGGCCGTCGAGGAGGCCCGGGCGGCGGACGCCGAGGGTTTCACCGTGCGCTACGAGGACATCACCGACGACCCGGGCCGCGAGATGCGCCGCCTGTGCGCGTTCCTCGGCGTCGACTACGCCCCGGCCATGCTGGACTACGGCAAGAAGAGCGGCGGCGAGCTGGTCAGGGGGCTCGGCGACTGGCGCGACAACATCCGCACGGGCACCGTGCAGCCGGGCCGCGCGCTGCCCGACGCGGACGAGGTCCCGGAGCCGCTGCGCCCGGTCTGCGAGGCCTGGGGCTACGCCTCCTGA